One segment of Shewanella piezotolerans WP3 DNA contains the following:
- the aroE gene encoding shikimate dehydrogenase, whose protein sequence is MTDRYAVFGNPIGHSKSPSIHAVFAAETNQALRYEAILAPIDAFEASFSEFAANHGLGANVTVPFKEQAFSLCDELSEQARLAGAVNTLSVLSDGKIRGDNTDGLGLVADLQRHFGCLKGKRVLLVGAGGAARGSVLPLLQANIAELTIVNRTQSKAEALVDIFNHYGQVRAQAIAHTGQNYDVIINSTSSSLSGEVPNLSAEVIRADTVCYDMMYGKEQTAFNLWAAEQGAKRTIDGLGMLVGQAAESFLIWRGVKPSMETVLNQLRAEL, encoded by the coding sequence ATGACGGATAGATACGCAGTATTTGGCAACCCCATTGGCCATAGTAAGTCACCAAGCATTCATGCTGTCTTTGCCGCAGAAACAAATCAAGCTTTGCGCTATGAGGCCATACTGGCACCTATTGATGCCTTTGAAGCTAGTTTTAGTGAGTTTGCGGCCAATCATGGCTTAGGGGCTAATGTCACAGTTCCTTTTAAGGAGCAGGCTTTTTCCTTGTGCGATGAATTAAGCGAACAGGCGCGATTAGCGGGAGCAGTTAACACATTATCAGTCCTAAGTGATGGCAAAATTCGTGGTGATAATACCGATGGTTTAGGTTTGGTGGCTGATCTACAAAGGCATTTTGGCTGTCTTAAAGGTAAGCGTGTTTTGCTAGTTGGTGCTGGTGGCGCTGCAAGAGGCAGTGTTTTACCACTATTACAAGCCAATATTGCAGAGCTGACGATTGTGAATCGCACACAGTCAAAAGCAGAGGCTCTGGTTGATATATTTAATCATTACGGTCAGGTTCGTGCTCAAGCGATTGCTCATACAGGTCAAAACTACGATGTCATTATCAATTCAACATCATCGAGTTTAAGTGGTGAGGTGCCTAACCTTAGTGCAGAGGTCATTCGCGCAGATACCGTTTGCTACGATATGATGTATGGCAAAGAGCAGACAGCATTTAATCTTTGGGCTGCAGAGCAAGGGGCAAAACGAACAATAGACGGTTTAGGAATGTTGGTGGGTCAGGCTGCAGAAAGCTTTTTAATTTGGCGTGGGGTTAAGCCAAGTATGGAGACAGTTTTAAACCAGCTTAGAGCTGAGCTTTAA
- a CDS encoding gamma carbonic anhydrase family protein, translating to MTNSQNNKSLRSYKRIVPQLKSNVYVDEACVLVGDITLDDDSSVWPLVAARGDVNHIYIGKRTNIQDGSVLHVTRKSASLPEGQPLIIGDDVTIGHKAMLHGCKVGNRILVGMGAIILDGAILEDDVILGAGSLVPPNKTLKSGFLYVGSPAKQARPLTEAELAFLPQSADNYVRLKNEYLAEGN from the coding sequence ATGACTAACTCGCAAAATAATAAGTCACTACGCTCGTATAAAAGGATAGTGCCACAGCTCAAGAGTAATGTTTATGTCGATGAAGCTTGTGTTTTAGTGGGAGATATCACACTAGATGATGACTCAAGCGTTTGGCCATTAGTTGCAGCTCGTGGTGATGTTAACCATATCTATATAGGTAAGAGAACCAATATTCAAGACGGCAGCGTGTTACACGTTACCCGTAAGTCTGCTTCTTTACCTGAAGGACAACCGTTAATTATCGGCGATGATGTGACTATTGGTCACAAGGCGATGTTACACGGCTGCAAAGTGGGTAACCGCATATTAGTCGGTATGGGGGCTATTATTTTGGATGGCGCAATACTTGAAGATGATGTCATCTTAGGTGCAGGCTCATTAGTGCCGCCAAATAAAACCCTTAAGAGTGGCTTCTTATATGTCGGCAGCCCTGCAAAACAGGCTCGACCGCTTACTGAAGCTGAACTCGCTTTCTTGCCGCAATCTGCCGATAACTATGTCCGGCTTAAAAATGAGTATTTAGCAGAAGGCAATTAA
- a CDS encoding DUF1488 domain-containing protein yields the protein MNQSILFPDLQDWEQSSQVIVFHAQQQGMNIECRIGIAKLAALSGTNLTVTDQDIAIKALAVFETYRFDIEEEVEQLIEHEQFDELGRVIVG from the coding sequence ATGAATCAAAGTATTTTATTTCCTGATCTACAAGATTGGGAGCAATCATCGCAAGTGATCGTTTTTCATGCTCAACAGCAGGGTATGAATATAGAGTGTCGAATTGGTATCGCGAAGTTAGCAGCATTATCAGGGACAAACTTAACCGTTACCGATCAAGATATAGCAATCAAAGCACTAGCAGTGTTTGAAACTTATCGATTTGATATAGAGGAAGAGGTGGAGCAACTCATCGAACATGAGCAGTTCGATGAGTTAGGGCGTGTAATCGTTGGCTAA
- a CDS encoding LysM peptidoglycan-binding domain-containing protein encodes MDTLMKRLLLLASLMLGCTFVFADTLTLKPGHPESYVVKKGDTLWDISAFFLKDPWRWPKLWGANPQVANPHLIYPGDRLTLVFIDGVPRLVVKPHLSKSPAGRVSPKNGAIPAIDLSLIQPYLLHNRVVEENWFEQQPMVMGGESESRHHVVSDIVYVQGELTVGDKFGVYASGREFANTDGEALGLEAILTASGRVVESGPISKVELLSSLRETKAGYRLLPIEDDSLMSAYFMPSAAQLTAPTTVLASGIDVRAMGKFDVVYIDRGDIDGVETGQVFSIFKEGDVVVIDGDGVPVPPNDRTRYEKMLAGISADNAVQMPDLYRGKLMVFKVFEKVSMGIILVNERPVRVADKLTIPDSLIASE; translated from the coding sequence ATGGATACCCTGATGAAACGGTTACTATTACTTGCTTCACTTATGCTTGGTTGCACCTTCGTTTTCGCTGATACATTGACACTGAAACCTGGACACCCTGAGTCCTATGTTGTTAAGAAAGGCGATACTCTTTGGGATATATCAGCTTTTTTCCTAAAAGATCCTTGGCGTTGGCCTAAATTGTGGGGCGCAAACCCGCAAGTGGCTAACCCACACCTTATCTATCCGGGTGATAGACTTACTCTAGTGTTTATTGATGGTGTGCCACGCCTAGTGGTCAAGCCGCATTTAAGCAAAAGCCCTGCTGGGCGTGTTTCACCTAAAAATGGTGCAATTCCAGCGATAGACCTGTCACTGATCCAACCTTATTTACTGCACAATCGAGTCGTTGAAGAAAATTGGTTTGAGCAGCAGCCGATGGTTATGGGCGGTGAAAGCGAATCTCGTCACCATGTGGTATCAGATATTGTTTATGTTCAAGGCGAGCTTACCGTTGGTGATAAATTTGGTGTTTATGCCAGCGGCCGAGAGTTTGCCAATACTGATGGCGAAGCACTTGGGCTTGAGGCGATTTTGACAGCCAGTGGTCGGGTTGTTGAATCTGGTCCTATATCGAAAGTAGAGCTGCTAAGTAGTTTGCGGGAAACTAAAGCCGGTTATCGCTTGCTGCCAATAGAAGATGACTCATTAATGTCAGCCTACTTTATGCCAAGCGCTGCACAACTGACTGCTCCAACGACAGTGTTGGCCTCTGGCATTGATGTGCGGGCAATGGGTAAGTTCGATGTCGTTTACATTGACCGTGGTGATATAGATGGCGTTGAGACTGGGCAAGTGTTCTCAATATTTAAAGAGGGTGATGTGGTGGTGATTGATGGTGACGGGGTGCCCGTTCCACCAAATGACCGAACACGCTATGAAAAAATGTTGGCAGGGATCTCAGCTGACAACGCGGTGCAAATGCCAGATCTGTATCGTGGCAAGCTGATGGTTTTTAAAGTTTTTGAAAAAGTCAGTATGGGGATTATCTTAGTTAATGAGCGCCCTGTAAGGGTCGCTGATAAACTGACTATTCCTGATTCGCTGATAGCGAGCGAGTAG
- a CDS encoding YkgJ family cysteine cluster protein has product MNCRLGCGACCIAPSITTPIPGMPDGKPAGVRCIQLNDGNLCKLFGNSERPAVCGQFAATEDVCGNDNEEALWLINSLELATNS; this is encoded by the coding sequence ATGAACTGTCGTTTAGGTTGCGGTGCGTGTTGCATAGCGCCTTCTATCACTACACCTATTCCTGGAATGCCTGACGGCAAACCTGCTGGGGTAAGGTGCATTCAGTTGAATGATGGGAATTTGTGTAAACTTTTTGGCAACTCAGAAAGGCCTGCTGTATGTGGTCAGTTTGCAGCGACCGAAGATGTTTGTGGCAATGATAATGAAGAAGCCCTATGGCTGATAAACTCATTGGAACTTGCAACAAATAGCTGA
- a CDS encoding group II truncated hemoglobin → MDWLKRLIGKKGIKDERHHQQSNAYDRIGGEKTIRAIAKQFYQQMQTNSETKALLDIHRAPISESEQKLFEFLSGWLGGPQLYQQKHGHPALRAWHMPFKVDETMRDQWLTCMKAAIELEVKDPQHQQAIYSAIATLADHMRNQ, encoded by the coding sequence ATGGATTGGTTAAAGCGCCTTATAGGCAAAAAAGGGATAAAGGATGAACGGCATCATCAACAGTCTAATGCCTATGATCGAATTGGTGGCGAGAAAACCATTCGTGCCATCGCCAAGCAGTTCTATCAACAGATGCAAACAAACTCAGAGACTAAAGCTTTGCTCGATATTCATCGCGCTCCAATTAGTGAATCTGAACAAAAACTGTTTGAGTTTTTGAGCGGCTGGCTCGGCGGGCCGCAACTGTACCAGCAAAAACATGGTCACCCAGCGCTTCGCGCCTGGCATATGCCATTCAAGGTTGATGAAACGATGCGAGATCAATGGTTAACCTGCATGAAAGCAGCCATTGAGTTAGAAGTAAAAGATCCACAGCATCAGCAAGCTATTTATAGTGCGATAGCCACTCTGGCAGATCATATGCGTAATCAATAA
- the dprA gene encoding DNA-processing protein DprA has protein sequence MDVEELRQRLTHEPDALPLPESLLRSNLTPNYTLVDAALEWLQLSEHHHLLCFDDPLYPPLLKQISDPPSVLFVKGNPNALLRPSIAIVGSRNATPGGLKMAHALSSQLVEQHLSITSGMALGIDGAAHQAAIENKGISIAVLGTGVEVIYPKRHRSIYHDIQHEGCVLSEFWPQVKPFAGNFPKRNRIISGLTIGTLVVEAGLKSGSLISARLANEQGREVFALPGSVLGGHSEGCHQLLRDGAKLVESANDILEEVAVLSGCHLEEVKASHHIGGEIVSDLPFASLLASVGYETTTIDNVVEHSGKTIELVLEQLLELELQGWVTAVPGGYVRLKRS, from the coding sequence ATGGATGTGGAAGAGCTAAGACAAAGGTTAACGCATGAGCCAGATGCATTACCTTTACCTGAATCTTTGCTTCGCTCCAACCTTACCCCTAATTACACTTTAGTTGACGCGGCACTCGAGTGGCTGCAGCTGAGTGAACATCATCACTTACTATGTTTCGACGACCCGCTTTACCCGCCATTACTTAAACAAATTAGTGATCCTCCCAGTGTGTTGTTTGTAAAGGGTAACCCCAATGCTCTTCTTCGACCGAGTATTGCGATAGTGGGGAGCCGAAATGCCACACCCGGTGGATTGAAGATGGCGCATGCGTTGTCATCTCAGCTCGTTGAACAACATCTTTCCATTACCAGTGGCATGGCGCTAGGCATTGACGGCGCTGCGCACCAAGCAGCTATCGAAAATAAGGGCATCAGTATTGCTGTGCTTGGTACAGGTGTAGAGGTTATTTATCCTAAAAGACACCGAAGTATTTATCATGATATTCAACATGAAGGTTGCGTGTTAAGTGAGTTTTGGCCACAAGTTAAGCCATTTGCTGGTAATTTTCCGAAACGAAACCGCATTATTAGCGGTCTAACTATAGGAACCCTTGTTGTAGAAGCGGGGTTGAAAAGTGGCTCATTAATCAGTGCGAGATTGGCAAATGAGCAGGGGCGTGAGGTGTTTGCTTTACCTGGAAGTGTATTGGGGGGTCACAGTGAAGGATGTCATCAACTATTACGCGATGGCGCAAAGTTAGTGGAGTCTGCCAACGACATTTTAGAAGAAGTTGCGGTTTTATCTGGCTGCCACCTTGAAGAAGTCAAAGCCAGTCACCATATAGGGGGGGAGATAGTCTCTGATTTGCCATTTGCTTCGCTGTTAGCTAGTGTAGGTTATGAAACCACAACGATTGATAACGTGGTTGAGCATAGTGGAAAAACCATAGAGCTAGTATTGGAGCAGTTACTTGAACTTGAGTTACAAGGTTGGGTGACTGCTGTACCCGGTGGTTATGTAAGACTTAAGAGGAGCTAG
- the hemF gene encoding oxygen-dependent coproporphyrinogen oxidase, which yields MSIPDSSVVKAFLLELQNNICNGLEALDGVASFKEDSWKREEGGGGQSRVLTGGKVFEQAGVNFSHVMGASMPASATAHRPELAGRNFEAMGVSLVIHPNNPHIPTTHANVRFFIAHKEGTDPIWWFGGGFDLTPYYPYLEDVVSWHQSAKALCEPFGDETYPKYKKWCDEYFWLPHRNETRGVGGLFFDDLNKQGFDKSFDFMQAVGNGFLTAYAPIVERRKETEYGEHERQFQLYRRGRYVEFNLVYDRGTLFGLQTGGRTESILMSMPPLVRWEYAYIPEAGSPEAALYSDYLKPRDWLSL from the coding sequence ATGAGCATACCGGATTCAAGCGTTGTAAAAGCATTTTTACTCGAGTTGCAAAATAACATCTGTAACGGGCTTGAGGCGCTAGATGGCGTAGCAAGTTTCAAAGAAGATTCTTGGAAGCGCGAAGAGGGTGGCGGTGGCCAAAGTAGGGTTTTAACTGGCGGTAAGGTTTTTGAGCAGGCCGGGGTTAACTTTTCTCATGTAATGGGTGCATCTATGCCAGCATCTGCGACGGCTCATCGACCTGAGTTAGCCGGTCGCAACTTCGAAGCGATGGGGGTCTCACTAGTTATTCACCCTAATAATCCACATATTCCAACAACCCATGCAAATGTGCGCTTTTTTATTGCCCATAAAGAGGGAACAGATCCTATTTGGTGGTTTGGTGGTGGCTTTGATTTAACACCTTATTACCCTTATCTCGAAGATGTTGTTAGCTGGCACCAAAGTGCCAAAGCATTATGTGAACCATTTGGTGATGAAACCTATCCTAAATACAAAAAATGGTGTGACGAATACTTCTGGCTACCACATCGTAATGAAACCCGTGGTGTTGGCGGATTGTTCTTCGACGACTTAAATAAACAGGGGTTCGATAAGAGCTTCGACTTTATGCAAGCGGTAGGCAATGGCTTCTTAACCGCGTATGCCCCAATTGTTGAGCGTCGTAAAGAAACTGAGTATGGAGAGCATGAGCGTCAATTCCAATTGTATCGTCGTGGGCGTTACGTGGAATTCAATTTGGTTTATGACCGTGGCACCCTGTTTGGGCTGCAAACGGGTGGCCGTACAGAGTCCATTTTAATGTCTATGCCACCACTGGTTCGTTGGGAGTATGCTTATATTCCAGAAGCGGGCAGTCCAGAAGCGGCTCTCTACAGTGATTACCTTAAGCCGCGAGACTGGTTGAGCTTATAA
- the def gene encoding peptide deformylase, translated as MSLLKVLRFPDERLRTVAKPITEFNAALQTQIDDMFETMYEEKGIGLAATQVDFHQQLIVMDLQDEIDRPKVFINLEIIAKSGDFCNEEGCLSVPGIYAKVDRAEFVTIKALDRDGNEFTLEAEGLFAICLQHELDHLAGKLFVDYLSPLKRQRIKQKLEKAARLEAKQG; from the coding sequence ATGAGTTTATTAAAAGTTTTACGCTTTCCAGATGAAAGATTACGTACAGTAGCCAAGCCAATCACAGAGTTTAACGCTGCTCTACAAACACAAATCGACGATATGTTCGAAACAATGTATGAAGAGAAGGGGATCGGTCTAGCGGCCACTCAAGTTGATTTTCATCAGCAACTTATCGTAATGGATCTTCAAGATGAGATCGATCGCCCAAAAGTGTTCATAAATTTAGAGATAATTGCCAAAAGCGGTGATTTCTGTAATGAAGAGGGCTGCTTATCTGTTCCAGGCATCTATGCCAAGGTGGATCGGGCTGAGTTTGTCACGATTAAAGCGCTTGATCGAGACGGTAATGAGTTTACCTTAGAGGCTGAAGGACTGTTTGCCATTTGCTTGCAACATGAACTCGACCATTTAGCGGGCAAATTGTTTGTCGATTATCTATCGCCACTAAAACGCCAACGTATCAAGCAAAAGCTAGAAAAAGCCGCTCGTTTAGAAGCAAAACAAGGATAA
- a CDS encoding L-threonylcarbamoyladenylate synthase produces the protein MLEVLPADVADIIKGGGVIAYPTEAVYGLGCDPDNDDAINHLLSIKQRPWQKGLILVAGEYQQLLPYIDESQLSAEQLAFAQSKWPGPFTFIMPAKPGLSTLLTGSFDSIAVRVTAHPDVQALCAAINKPIVSTSANLSGLEPALSVETVKQQFNRAIFAVVMGELGTQTAPSTIIDARSGNIIRQG, from the coding sequence ATGTTAGAAGTATTGCCTGCTGACGTGGCTGATATTATTAAAGGTGGTGGGGTAATAGCCTACCCAACCGAAGCCGTTTACGGATTAGGGTGTGACCCTGACAATGATGATGCTATTAACCACCTGCTGAGTATAAAGCAGCGCCCTTGGCAAAAAGGATTAATTTTAGTCGCTGGAGAGTACCAGCAACTATTACCTTATATCGATGAGTCTCAACTCAGTGCGGAGCAATTAGCATTTGCTCAAAGCAAATGGCCAGGACCTTTTACTTTCATTATGCCTGCAAAGCCGGGTCTATCAACGCTACTCACAGGTAGCTTCGACTCTATTGCCGTGCGGGTGACAGCCCATCCTGATGTGCAGGCGTTGTGTGCAGCAATTAATAAACCCATCGTTTCGACCAGTGCAAATTTGTCAGGGTTGGAGCCAGCTTTGTCTGTTGAAACAGTAAAGCAACAGTTTAACCGTGCCATATTTGCCGTAGTAATGGGCGAACTCGGTACGCAAACTGCACCGTCAACGATAATCGATGCCCGTAGCGGCAATATTATTCGACAAGGTTAA
- a CDS encoding collagenase translates to MNTKTKIALTIIVALSGSISGCSSTNNTLPTPEILQQISSSSESALFDETNPLMTVSHFQQASVTLASTTDTESLDKLLYYFRAFSYYGPTDELELSDYVSLSAALESLADSGVLDGKARLQEQYAVTMYRYFADNERAAQLAPLLPQLNKQLAQLATTTSQQANDYALLETLKAYGFLFNVSRKNVEGELNSVLLSANLNQPLLAFAANKSSIRADQDWPRTNAYWALALYRLALPGSEDGEATPLELAVDNAVADIARQDVAERGDIAKDAYSKGYHVNTFSAQERCQENSDICRIPELKEGLPIEHQCSESLFILAQDLNEQELVESCTKLTSQESHFHNVLETQQQATANDNNEALRVVAFTNWSQYNYYGQLIFDIQTDNGGMYIEGTPSKPGNQATFFAYRQWWIEPEFAVWNLNHEYVHYLDGHFVKYGGFGHFPSKMVWWSEGLAEYIAQGDSNPTALKVIKRDIDKAPTLEDIFATEYKDGVDMTYKWSYMAVRFLAEHYPSDYVKLSQFLKTDYFEGYELLLADLTQHQQQFSEWLTSQVAQFDDSEQKSKPRLHKQNRYAYRDYLQPLHLSQDSSHLHF, encoded by the coding sequence ATGAATACAAAAACTAAAATTGCTTTAACTATTATAGTTGCACTTTCTGGCTCAATATCAGGTTGTTCTAGCACGAATAACACGTTACCAACTCCTGAAATACTCCAACAGATAAGCTCAAGTTCTGAAAGTGCGCTATTTGATGAAACTAACCCGCTTATGACGGTATCTCATTTCCAGCAAGCAAGCGTTACGTTAGCTAGCACAACTGATACCGAGTCGCTTGATAAGCTACTCTACTATTTTCGCGCATTCAGCTATTACGGCCCCACTGACGAGCTGGAATTGTCAGACTATGTCAGCTTGTCCGCCGCACTCGAAAGCCTTGCTGACTCAGGGGTATTGGACGGAAAAGCGCGCTTACAAGAGCAATATGCTGTAACCATGTATCGCTACTTTGCAGATAATGAGCGCGCAGCACAACTTGCCCCTCTGCTACCACAACTCAATAAGCAACTAGCCCAACTTGCAACGACCACCAGCCAACAAGCAAACGACTACGCACTACTAGAGACACTAAAAGCTTATGGCTTTTTGTTTAATGTGAGCCGCAAAAATGTTGAAGGTGAACTCAATAGCGTCCTGTTATCTGCAAACCTTAATCAGCCATTACTAGCTTTTGCAGCCAACAAAAGCAGTATCCGCGCTGATCAAGACTGGCCGAGAACGAATGCCTACTGGGCACTAGCCCTTTATAGACTCGCGCTACCAGGTTCAGAAGATGGTGAAGCAACACCACTCGAGCTTGCAGTCGATAACGCCGTGGCCGACATTGCTAGACAAGATGTGGCAGAGCGCGGGGATATTGCAAAAGATGCCTACAGTAAAGGCTACCACGTCAATACTTTTTCAGCCCAAGAGCGTTGCCAAGAAAATAGCGATATTTGTCGTATACCAGAGCTAAAAGAAGGCTTACCCATTGAACACCAATGCTCGGAGTCGCTATTTATCTTGGCACAAGATCTCAACGAGCAAGAATTAGTAGAGAGTTGCACTAAACTCACCTCGCAAGAATCTCACTTTCATAACGTGCTTGAGACACAGCAGCAAGCAACCGCAAATGATAACAATGAAGCACTGAGAGTTGTGGCGTTCACAAACTGGAGTCAATACAACTATTATGGACAGCTAATATTCGATATTCAAACCGACAACGGCGGCATGTATATCGAAGGTACCCCCTCAAAACCCGGTAACCAAGCAACCTTCTTTGCTTATCGCCAATGGTGGATAGAGCCTGAGTTTGCGGTCTGGAACCTGAATCATGAATACGTACACTACCTCGACGGCCATTTTGTAAAATATGGCGGTTTTGGCCACTTCCCTAGCAAGATGGTGTGGTGGTCAGAAGGGTTGGCAGAATACATTGCTCAAGGCGATAGTAATCCAACTGCGCTAAAAGTTATCAAGCGCGATATTGATAAGGCACCCACGCTAGAAGACATATTTGCCACTGAATATAAAGATGGTGTAGATATGACCTATAAATGGAGTTATATGGCAGTGCGTTTTCTTGCTGAGCATTACCCCAGCGATTACGTGAAACTTAGTCAGTTCTTAAAAACCGATTACTTCGAAGGATATGAACTGCTATTGGCCGACTTAACACAGCATCAGCAGCAGTTTTCTGAGTGGTTAACCTCTCAAGTAGCGCAATTTGATGACAGCGAGCAGAAATCTAAGCCACGCCTGCATAAACAGAATCGTTATGCTTACCGTGACTACTTGCAACCTCTACACCTCTCTCAAGATAGTTCTCATCTGCATTTCTAA
- a CDS encoding DUF494 family protein: protein MFDILMYLFENYVHSEVEFLVDEDELTKELTRAGFHQAEIIKALTWLEGLAELQEAGTPYLCNHDQQSFRIYTKDELERIDVESRGFLLFLEQIKVLSVETREMVIDRVMQLDESSLNLDDLKWVILMVLFNAPGHESAYEQMEDLIFEQPDGRLHS, encoded by the coding sequence ATGTTTGATATCCTCATGTATCTATTTGAAAACTATGTGCATAGCGAAGTTGAGTTTCTTGTCGATGAAGATGAGCTCACCAAAGAACTAACGCGTGCTGGATTTCACCAAGCTGAGATCATTAAAGCGCTAACTTGGTTAGAAGGTTTAGCGGAACTGCAAGAAGCAGGAACGCCGTATCTGTGTAATCATGATCAGCAATCTTTTCGTATTTATACCAAAGACGAGTTAGAGAGAATTGATGTAGAGAGCCGTGGTTTTCTACTATTTCTTGAGCAGATAAAAGTGCTTAGCGTTGAAACCCGTGAAATGGTGATTGACCGTGTTATGCAACTCGATGAATCATCGCTCAACTTAGATGACCTAAAATGGGTTATCTTGATGGTGCTATTTAATGCTCCAGGTCATGAGTCAGCTTATGAACAGATGGAAGATCTGATCTTTGAGCAGCCGGATGGTCGGTTGCATTCATAA
- a CDS encoding type I DNA topoisomerase — translation MAKIDQQLFTTHEHALEKEYELCPKCGCELSVKHSKHGGFIGCNNYPSCDYTRPLVQHESIETQVIEGSSCPECASELAVKSGRFGIFIGCTNYPECSHIEKHDQADAEDEISCPKCKKGHVEHRTSRFGKSFYACSAYPKCKFLVNYPPVAETCPDCGFGILVERKGAAGMRLECPEKSCKYKRPI, via the coding sequence ATGGCCAAAATCGATCAGCAACTGTTTACAACACACGAGCATGCACTAGAAAAAGAGTACGAACTCTGCCCTAAATGTGGCTGCGAATTGTCTGTGAAACACAGTAAACATGGTGGTTTTATTGGCTGCAATAACTACCCAAGCTGTGATTATACTCGACCATTGGTACAGCATGAGTCGATAGAAACACAAGTTATTGAAGGGTCATCTTGCCCTGAATGCGCCAGTGAGCTCGCGGTAAAGTCGGGGCGTTTTGGTATTTTTATCGGTTGTACCAACTATCCAGAGTGCAGCCATATTGAAAAGCATGACCAAGCAGACGCGGAAGATGAGATAAGCTGTCCTAAGTGTAAAAAGGGCCATGTTGAGCATCGAACTAGTCGTTTTGGTAAGTCTTTTTATGCTTGTAGTGCTTATCCTAAGTGTAAGTTTCTGGTGAACTACCCACCTGTTGCCGAGACCTGTCCTGATTGCGGCTTTGGGATACTCGTTGAGCGTAAAGGAGCTGCTGGCATGCGCCTGGAGTGTCCTGAAAAATCATGTAAGTATAAGCGACCAATCTAA
- the fmt gene encoding methionyl-tRNA formyltransferase: MKPLNVIFAGTPDFAARHLQALIESQHKVIAVYTQPDRPAGRGKKLQSSPVKALALENDIPVLQPKSLRDETAQQELTALNADIMVVVAYGLILPKVVLDTPRLGCINVHGSILPRWRGAAPIQRALWAGDAETGVTIMQMDIGLDTGDMLLKTQLKIEDTDTSATLYEKLADQGPSALVEALAGIAADTLPAEKQDESLANYAEKLSKEEAQIDWSKSAEALWREIRAFNPWPVSHYQHAGNTIKVWQSHVSEKTSTAAAGTVISADKNGIDVATGNGVLTITSMQLPGKKPLSVADILNSRADWFTAGTQLNNAMGDQG, from the coding sequence TTGAAACCACTTAATGTCATTTTTGCCGGTACGCCTGATTTTGCCGCTCGCCACCTTCAAGCGCTGATCGAATCACAACACAAGGTGATTGCCGTTTATACCCAGCCTGACCGACCTGCAGGTCGTGGCAAAAAACTACAATCTAGCCCGGTAAAGGCATTGGCACTCGAAAATGATATTCCAGTGTTACAGCCTAAGTCATTACGCGATGAAACCGCCCAGCAAGAATTAACCGCGCTTAATGCCGACATTATGGTTGTAGTAGCTTACGGTTTAATCTTACCGAAAGTCGTACTTGATACCCCACGCTTAGGTTGTATCAACGTGCACGGTTCTATTTTGCCTCGCTGGCGCGGAGCCGCGCCAATTCAGCGTGCTTTATGGGCTGGAGATGCTGAGACAGGTGTTACCATCATGCAGATGGATATTGGTCTAGATACCGGTGACATGCTATTAAAGACTCAGTTAAAAATTGAAGATACTGATACCTCTGCGACGCTTTATGAAAAGCTTGCCGATCAAGGTCCAAGTGCACTCGTTGAAGCATTAGCGGGAATCGCGGCTGATACTTTACCAGCAGAAAAGCAAGATGAAAGCCTCGCTAACTACGCAGAGAAATTGTCAAAAGAGGAAGCGCAAATTGATTGGTCTAAATCAGCAGAGGCCCTTTGGCGTGAAATAAGAGCCTTTAACCCATGGCCAGTAAGCCACTATCAACACGCAGGCAATACCATAAAAGTTTGGCAAAGCCATGTGAGTGAAAAGACTTCAACTGCCGCAGCAGGTACCGTTATATCTGCCGACAAAAACGGTATTGATGTTGCGACTGGAAATGGTGTGTTAACAATCACTAGCATGCAATTGCCAGGTAAAAAACCTCTTAGTGTCGCTGATATTCTCAACTCTCGTGCAGACTGGTTCACAGCAGGCACTCAACTCAACAACGCAATGGGTGACCAAGGCTAA